Proteins from a genomic interval of Clostridium sp. 'deep sea':
- a CDS encoding M3 family metallopeptidase: MASSFIKTEHDLQIYLNETEKKLEKLGNRLGELNFKRFIDKKNNPEIIELSKERSELMLDPDLHSHIAKWQGHVKDPTLARRVDVWSDTLLLARVEAKPEIVELQQQIAYTVMSHGYKVGDKRLSLGEIRSIIRANPNKKEREEAWRSHTELNNLVADDMLRLFSLRNEAAKQLGYNTYVDLRLEKNGMLTRQRVEDLLKELTEATQSYYEDLIEEGAQKLGINTIDPWDIQYILEQQGGVPKQYFPKDKLNTSLEEWCNHMGFSMSDYGIEPVFIDIPYNGLTMGLSRNNIKILANPDDGFTYYGTHFHELGHALHGALKTVDAYILNRESSIYNEGMAEVFGYITHDLEWLKKFHNLSDDIAKQALRSSIGPKYHYIRQRTAYCLFEYEAYKDLDQDMNELMAKTEANILHCTYDPTPRWASNGWYVSYPVYWQNYVIADFIASQIHHHLNEHIGSLTTAKEAFDYVVKNYIEQGALVPWLEKVKKGTNKNLNADAIIADLTNI, encoded by the coding sequence GTGGCATCTAGTTTTATAAAAACAGAACATGATTTACAAATCTATTTAAATGAAACAGAAAAAAAACTGGAGAAGCTAGGCAATCGTTTAGGTGAACTTAATTTTAAAAGATTCATTGATAAAAAAAATAATCCTGAAATAATTGAATTATCTAAGGAGCGATCTGAGCTAATGTTAGACCCCGATTTACACAGCCATATTGCCAAATGGCAAGGGCATGTAAAAGATCCTACTTTAGCACGCAGAGTAGATGTATGGTCGGATACATTATTATTAGCACGAGTTGAGGCTAAGCCAGAGATTGTAGAATTACAACAACAAATTGCTTACACAGTAATGAGCCATGGTTATAAAGTTGGAGATAAAAGGCTTTCTTTGGGTGAGATTAGATCAATAATTAGAGCTAATCCTAACAAAAAAGAACGTGAAGAGGCTTGGAGATCACATACAGAACTAAATAATTTAGTAGCAGATGATATGCTAAGGCTATTTAGCTTACGTAATGAGGCCGCTAAGCAATTAGGGTATAATACTTATGTAGATTTAAGACTAGAAAAGAACGGGATGCTCACTCGCCAACGTGTTGAAGACTTATTAAAAGAGTTAACTGAAGCTACCCAAAGCTATTATGAGGATTTAATTGAAGAAGGGGCACAAAAATTAGGTATAAACACTATTGATCCTTGGGATATTCAATATATATTAGAGCAACAAGGTGGTGTACCAAAGCAGTATTTTCCTAAAGACAAGTTAAACACCTCTTTAGAAGAATGGTGCAATCACATGGGTTTTAGTATGAGTGACTATGGAATTGAACCGGTATTTATTGATATACCTTATAATGGTCTTACTATGGGCTTAAGTAGAAATAATATTAAAATTTTAGCTAACCCAGATGATGGCTTCACTTATTATGGCACCCATTTTCATGAGCTAGGACATGCCTTACATGGTGCTTTAAAAACTGTTGATGCCTATATTCTAAACAGAGAATCATCAATTTATAACGAAGGTATGGCCGAAGTATTTGGTTATATAACCCATGACCTTGAGTGGCTAAAAAAGTTTCATAACCTAAGTGATGATATAGCTAAACAAGCGCTAAGAAGTAGTATTGGTCCTAAATACCATTATATTCGCCAAAGAACAGCTTATTGTTTATTTGAATACGAAGCATATAAGGATTTAGATCAAGATATGAATGAGTTAATGGCAAAAACTGAGGCTAATATATTACATTGTACTTATGACCCTACCCCACGCTGGGCTTCAAATGGTTGGTATGTAAGCTACCCTGTATACTGGCAAAACTACGTTATTGCAGACTTTATAGCTAGCCAAATACATCACCATTTAAACGAACATATTGGTTCATTAACAACAGCTAAAGAGGCTTTTGATTATGTAGTTAAAAACTATATTGAACAAGGTGCATTAGTGCCATGGTTAGAAAAAGTTAAAAAAGGAACCAACAAAAATTTAAATGCAGATGCTATTATTGCTGATTTAACAAATATTTAA
- a CDS encoding amidohydrolase, whose product MLAIKNGYVKTITNGDIKNCTILCENKKIVAIGQNIDIPKDATVIDASNLIVTPGLVDAHSHVGAWEEGLGWEGYDINEMTNPITPGMRIIDAVNPMDIGFWDARRGGVTSVQTLPGSGNVIGGLMIAMKTAGKVVDEMVIKAPTGMKSALGENPKRFYGTKGKMPSTRMGSAALLRETLHKASLYNEKLMNEEKQDFNYEMDALAMVIRKEIPLRVHCHRADDILTAIRIGKEFKINVTLEHCTEGHKVADVIAESDIWANVGPSIWQRAKVETKDISPKTPAVIVAAGGKVTLITDHNIIPQHYYRLAAGLATREGLAKDEAWKAVTINPAKVIGIEDRVGSLELNKDADIAIWSGDPFEPLTHCLYTVINGKIVYTREEVK is encoded by the coding sequence TTGTTAGCAATAAAAAACGGTTATGTAAAAACCATAACTAATGGTGACATAAAAAACTGTACAATTTTATGTGAAAACAAAAAAATTGTAGCCATAGGACAAAACATAGATATTCCTAAAGATGCTACTGTAATTGATGCCAGTAATTTAATAGTAACACCCGGATTAGTTGATGCCCATAGTCATGTTGGTGCTTGGGAAGAAGGCTTAGGTTGGGAAGGTTATGATATTAATGAAATGACTAACCCTATAACTCCTGGTATGAGAATAATTGATGCAGTTAACCCTATGGATATTGGCTTTTGGGATGCTCGTAGAGGTGGGGTAACTAGCGTGCAAACACTACCTGGCTCTGGTAATGTTATTGGTGGATTAATGATAGCCATGAAAACAGCTGGTAAGGTTGTTGATGAAATGGTTATTAAAGCCCCTACTGGTATGAAATCTGCCTTAGGAGAAAATCCAAAACGCTTTTATGGAACAAAAGGCAAAATGCCCTCTACCAGAATGGGTTCAGCAGCTCTATTACGAGAAACCCTGCATAAAGCTAGTTTATATAATGAAAAGTTAATGAATGAAGAAAAACAAGATTTTAACTATGAAATGGATGCCTTAGCAATGGTAATCCGTAAAGAGATTCCTTTAAGAGTTCATTGCCATAGAGCTGATGATATTTTAACAGCCATTAGAATAGGCAAAGAGTTTAAGATAAATGTAACCCTAGAGCACTGCACAGAGGGTCATAAAGTAGCCGATGTAATTGCAGAGAGTGATATTTGGGCTAATGTTGGTCCATCTATTTGGCAACGTGCTAAGGTAGAAACAAAGGATATTTCCCCTAAAACACCTGCGGTAATTGTTGCTGCTGGTGGTAAAGTAACTTTAATAACAGACCATAATATAATTCCACAGCACTACTATAGGTTAGCAGCTGGCTTAGCAACTCGTGAGGGATTAGCCAAAGATGAAGCCTGGAAAGCTGTAACCATAAACCCTGCAAAGGTTATAGGAATAGAAGATAGAGTTGGTAGCCTTGAGCTTAATAAAGATGCCGACATAGCTATTTGGAGTGGTGATCCATTTGAGCCTCTTACCCATTGTTTATATACAGTTATAAATGGCAAAATTGTTTACACACGTGAGGAGGTAAAATAA
- a CDS encoding amidohydrolase: protein MKAFINATIYPASSPKIENGTLLIDNNKIKAVGKNIDLPENCEVVDCKGAFILPGFVDSHTHVGIWGEGEGAASYDGNEGTNPVTPHVRAFDAINPFHSSFADARMGGVTTVEITPGSGNAIGGQMCVLKTGGTRIDQMVLSEFNGVKAALGENPKRFYGTEKKVFPSTRMGTAAAIRKALFDAQEYQIKRYTEDIAIDLKLEPLVALLNKEVPLRVHAHRADDIVTAIRIGEEFDIKIQIEHGTDSAIIADYLATKDIVINLGPSFWNRAKIETQSVSFATAGVLEKAGVKFSLISDHPFFPIQYVSMSVALAHAEGMTKEGALKAYTLWAAENIGVADRVGSLESGKDADFTIWDADPYSIYSKIRFTYCDGKIVFEQ, encoded by the coding sequence ATGAAGGCTTTTATTAATGCAACTATCTATCCAGCCTCTAGCCCTAAAATTGAAAACGGTACCTTGCTTATAGATAATAATAAAATTAAAGCTGTAGGTAAAAATATTGACTTGCCTGAGAATTGTGAAGTTGTTGACTGCAAAGGAGCTTTTATTTTACCTGGCTTTGTAGATAGCCATACTCATGTAGGAATTTGGGGTGAAGGCGAAGGTGCTGCAAGTTACGATGGTAACGAAGGAACCAACCCAGTAACCCCTCATGTTAGAGCCTTTGATGCAATTAACCCATTTCACAGTAGCTTTGCTGATGCTCGCATGGGTGGAGTAACAACAGTAGAAATTACTCCAGGATCTGGAAATGCCATTGGTGGCCAAATGTGTGTGTTAAAAACAGGTGGTACCAGAATTGATCAAATGGTTTTAAGTGAATTTAACGGTGTAAAAGCAGCCTTAGGTGAAAACCCTAAGAGATTCTATGGAACTGAGAAAAAGGTTTTTCCTTCAACCCGTATGGGTACAGCTGCTGCTATACGTAAAGCTTTATTTGATGCTCAAGAGTACCAAATTAAACGATATACTGAGGATATTGCTATAGACCTAAAATTAGAGCCTTTAGTAGCTCTTTTAAATAAAGAAGTTCCTTTAAGAGTTCATGCCCATAGAGCTGATGACATTGTTACAGCTATAAGAATTGGTGAAGAGTTTGATATTAAAATTCAAATTGAACATGGCACCGATAGTGCAATTATTGCTGATTACTTGGCAACAAAAGATATTGTTATTAATCTAGGTCCATCTTTTTGGAATAGAGCAAAAATAGAGACCCAAAGTGTTTCATTTGCTACTGCTGGGGTACTGGAAAAAGCAGGAGTAAAATTCTCTTTAATCTCTGATCACCCCTTCTTCCCTATTCAATATGTATCGATGTCAGTAGCATTAGCACATGCTGAAGGAATGACAAAAGAAGGTGCTTTAAAAGCCTATACCCTATGGGCTGCTGAAAATATTGGAGTGGCTGATAGAGTTGGTAGTTTAGAGTCAGGTAAAGATGCTGACTTCACAATTTGGGATGCAGATCCATATTCTATCTATAGTAAAATTAGGTTTACTTATTGTGATGGTAAAATAGTCTTTGAGCAATAA
- a CDS encoding S8 family serine peptidase: MKKFLCCLLALMFVMTGCKDSASSKKLYDTILENNNIGIVREPSAADYSLMNPGILTELPCPKQDMGIELRSSDLTMLDLRNSLDDLFHSTFDSKTKWPVKLPAEFDPKAVMELGKNPGLNVKKLHEIGITGKGVGIAIIDSCLLVNHIEYKDQLKMYEEIQCRDIEAEMHGPAVASIAVGETVGVAPEADLYYIACKFGERIENNQFEHNLTWVAQSIDRIVEVNKLLPKDKKIRVISISLGINSKMKGYQQVVKSIADAKHEKIYTVHVESNKFLGLGREPLLSADEIASYTKAEHWKHDEFSKNTLWIPMDSRCTASPTGDKDYVFYSKGGLSWSVPYVAGLYALACQVKPDIIPELFWLEAFETSDSLLNKEGVLTAKIVNPGKLIDNVSKLQLGK; encoded by the coding sequence ATGAAAAAATTTTTATGTTGTTTATTGGCTTTAATGTTTGTAATGACTGGCTGTAAAGACTCAGCGTCTTCAAAAAAGTTATACGATACTATTTTAGAGAATAATAATATTGGTATTGTGAGAGAACCATCTGCAGCAGACTATTCTTTGATGAATCCTGGTATATTAACAGAATTACCATGTCCTAAACAAGATATGGGAATAGAGCTTAGAAGCAGTGATTTAACAATGTTAGATTTAAGGAATAGCTTAGATGATTTATTTCACTCTACTTTTGATAGTAAAACTAAATGGCCAGTCAAGTTGCCAGCAGAGTTTGATCCAAAAGCAGTTATGGAACTAGGAAAAAACCCAGGTTTAAATGTAAAAAAGCTACACGAAATTGGGATTACAGGAAAGGGCGTTGGCATAGCAATAATAGATAGTTGCTTGTTAGTTAATCATATTGAGTATAAAGACCAGCTAAAAATGTATGAAGAGATTCAGTGTAGAGATATAGAGGCAGAAATGCACGGCCCCGCTGTGGCATCTATTGCAGTTGGTGAAACTGTTGGAGTAGCACCAGAAGCAGATCTTTATTATATTGCATGTAAATTTGGTGAAAGAATTGAAAACAACCAATTTGAACATAATCTTACTTGGGTGGCTCAATCAATAGATCGAATTGTTGAAGTTAATAAATTGTTGCCTAAAGATAAAAAAATTAGAGTAATTTCTATTTCGTTAGGTATAAATAGTAAAATGAAGGGTTATCAACAAGTTGTGAAGTCAATTGCTGATGCTAAACATGAAAAAATTTATACTGTACATGTGGAATCTAATAAATTTTTAGGGCTTGGTCGTGAACCACTTCTTAGTGCAGATGAAATTGCCTCATATACTAAGGCCGAACATTGGAAGCATGATGAATTTTCTAAAAATACTCTTTGGATTCCAATGGACTCCCGTTGCACAGCAAGCCCAACTGGAGATAAAGATTATGTTTTTTATTCTAAGGGAGGTTTAAGTTGGTCAGTTCCTTATGTTGCTGGATTATACGCCTTGGCTTGTCAAGTTAAGCCTGATATTATACCTGAATTGTTTTGGCTAGAAGCTTTTGAAACAAGTGATTCTCTGTTAAACAAGGAGGGTGTTTTAACTGCTAAGATTGTAAACCCCGGTAAGTTGATTGATAATGTAAGTAAATTACAATTGGGGAAGTAA
- a CDS encoding S8 family serine peptidase, protein MKKVLCCLLALMFVMTGCKASESDSEELYNTILKNNNIGIVKEPPAADYSFINPGILTELPKPKQYLGIDLRSSDLTRLDLRSSLDDLLYSTFDSKTKWPFKMPAEFNSEAVMELGKNPGLNVKKLHKDGFTGKGVGLAIIDQALLVDHIEYKDQLKMYVEFHCRDNEAQMHGPGVASIAVGKTVGVAPDADLYYIAETHSSYNESGQLENDFYYRAQAIDRIVEVNKLLPKDRKIRVISISVGFNSKEKGYEEVMKSIANAEQEGIYTVYVGSDDFWGLGREPLLSADEITSYTKGVAWRNCDAPDNILLIPMDSRCTASPTGDTDYVFYRSGGMSWSVPYVAGLYAVACQANPNITPELFWQEALKTSDTLLDNEEIEIGKIVNPVKLIENISKLQ, encoded by the coding sequence ATGAAAAAAGTTTTATGTTGTTTATTAGCTTTAATGTTTGTAATGACTGGCTGTAAAGCTTCAGAGTCAGATTCAGAAGAATTGTACAATACTATTTTAAAGAATAATAATATTGGTATTGTAAAAGAACCACCTGCAGCAGACTATTCTTTTATTAATCCTGGTATATTAACAGAATTACCAAAACCTAAACAATATTTAGGAATAGATCTTAGAAGCAGTGATTTAACGAGGTTAGATTTAAGGAGTAGTTTAGATGACTTACTATATTCTACTTTTGATAGTAAAACTAAATGGCCATTTAAAATGCCAGCAGAGTTTAATTCAGAAGCTGTAATGGAATTAGGAAAAAACCCAGGTTTAAATGTGAAAAAACTACATAAAGATGGGTTTACGGGAAAGGGAGTTGGCTTAGCAATAATAGATCAAGCTTTATTAGTTGATCATATTGAGTATAAAGACCAACTAAAAATGTATGTAGAATTTCATTGTAGGGATAACGAGGCACAAATGCACGGTCCTGGGGTAGCATCTATTGCTGTTGGCAAAACAGTTGGAGTTGCACCAGATGCAGACCTTTATTATATTGCTGAAACACATTCGTCCTATAATGAATCAGGTCAACTTGAAAATGATTTTTATTATCGAGCACAAGCAATAGACCGAATTGTTGAAGTAAATAAATTACTACCTAAAGATAGAAAGATTAGAGTTATTTCTATTTCAGTAGGTTTCAATAGTAAAGAGAAGGGTTATGAAGAAGTAATGAAGTCAATTGCGAATGCAGAACAGGAAGGTATTTATACTGTATATGTAGGATCTGATGATTTTTGGGGGCTTGGTCGTGAGCCACTTCTTAGTGCAGATGAGATTACATCATATACTAAGGGAGTAGCTTGGAGGAATTGTGATGCCCCAGATAATATTCTTTTAATTCCTATGGATTCTAGGTGTACGGCAAGCCCTACGGGAGATACTGATTATGTTTTTTATCGTAGTGGTGGTATGAGTTGGTCAGTGCCTTATGTCGCTGGATTATATGCTGTGGCTTGTCAAGCTAATCCTAATATTACACCTGAATTGTTTTGGCAAGAAGCTTTAAAAACGAGTGATACTTTACTTGATAATGAAGAAATTGAGATTGGTAAAATTGTAAATCCAGTTAAGTTGATTGAGAATATCAGTAAATTACAATAA
- a CDS encoding S8 family serine peptidase — translation MKKFLCCLLALIFVITGCKASELDSEELYDTILKNNNIGIMKEPPAADYSRFHPGILKELPSPNQNMEVDLRSSNLTMLDLTNNLNDLLYSSFDSNTKWPAKMPAEFDPEAVMELGKNPGLNVKKLHKDGFTGKGVGLAIIDQALLVDHVEYKDQLKMYEEVHCSDKMAQMHGPAVASIAVGKTVGVAPEADLYYIAETHGVYKKSGQFEYNLTWLAQSIDRIVEVNKLLPKDKKIRVISISLGINSKTKGYEQVMKSIASAEQEGIYTVYVGSDNFWGLGREPLLSADEITSYTKGLTWRYNAPDNMLLIPMDSRCTASPTGDTDYVFYRDGGMSWSVPYIAGLYAVACQVNPNITPELFWQEALKTSDALLDNEEVKIGKIVNPVKLIENISKLK, via the coding sequence TTGAAAAAATTTTTATGTTGTTTATTAGCTTTAATCTTTGTAATTACAGGCTGTAAAGCTTCAGAGTTAGATTCAGAAGAATTATACGATACTATTTTAAAGAATAATAATATTGGTATTATGAAAGAACCACCTGCAGCAGACTATTCTAGGTTTCATCCTGGCATATTAAAAGAGTTGCCAAGCCCTAATCAAAATATGGAAGTAGATTTAAGAAGTAGTAATTTAACTATGTTAGATTTAACAAACAATCTAAATGATTTACTTTACTCTAGTTTTGATAGTAATACTAAATGGCCAGCTAAAATGCCAGCAGAGTTTGATCCAGAAGCTGTAATGGAATTAGGAAAAAACCCAGGTTTAAATGTAAAAAAGCTACATAAAGATGGGTTTACGGGAAAGGGAGTTGGCTTAGCAATAATAGATCAAGCTTTATTAGTTGATCATGTTGAGTATAAAGACCAACTAAAAATGTATGAAGAAGTTCATTGTAGTGATAAAATGGCACAAATGCACGGCCCTGCTGTAGCATCTATTGCTGTTGGTAAAACAGTTGGAGTTGCACCAGAAGCAGACCTTTATTATATTGCAGAAACACATGGGGTATATAAAAAATCAGGTCAATTTGAGTATAATCTTACTTGGTTGGCACAATCAATAGATCGAATTGTTGAAGTTAATAAATTGTTACCTAAAGATAAAAAGATTAGAGTTATTTCTATTTCATTAGGTATAAATAGTAAAACAAAGGGTTATGAACAAGTAATGAAGTCAATTGCTAGCGCAGAACAAGAAGGTATTTATACTGTATATGTGGGATCTGATAATTTTTGGGGGCTTGGTCGTGAACCACTTCTTAGTGCAGATGAGATTACATCATATACTAAGGGATTGACTTGGAGGTATAATGCCCCAGATAATATGCTTTTGATTCCTATGGATTCTAGGTGTACGGCAAGCCCTACGGGAGATACTGATTATGTTTTTTATCGTGATGGTGGTATGAGTTGGTCAGTGCCTTATATTGCTGGATTATACGCCGTGGCTTGTCAAGTAAACCCTAATATTACACCTGAATTGTTTTGGCAAGAAGCTTTAAAAACAAGTGATGCTTTACTTGACAATGAAGAAGTTAAGATTGGTAAAATTGTAAATCCAGTTAAGTTGATTGAAAATATCAGTAAATTAAAATAG
- a CDS encoding MFS transporter: MSTSTVQPTNQQSKKIGIRDLLPYKSYLAVLVATTISRFGDSLDSLAFSYMVYQLTGSKTMLGVILAVNFIPSLLFTPFTGVIADNYSKKKMIIISDIGRGVMVTLVAILYYFKLLQPWHLFVTTFLISTFEAFSNPAKKALRPFLLPKELFLTAESITQSASSLAQLVGVASVAFFIATIGISGAIAIDALTFFVSALFICFIKYNEKNKNKKIDLKFNDYIREIKGGLKFVFSNKIILTVLFLFALINFSIMPFNVLRVPYLQDILGMGPEGLSYISIAFLIGTFLGGIIIAQIGSKFKKSTLTILGVLILGAVYAMFGFPMLANMSFMNPIIYVFALGIPFGLSIPLLSSPVSALFAEKTPKELLGRVSSVASLITLSAGPLSASISGVVADFIPIPQYFRIMSYLILIAAVFLMLNKNFTKE, encoded by the coding sequence ATGAGCACATCAACTGTACAACCCACTAATCAACAGTCAAAAAAAATTGGCATAAGAGATCTATTACCCTATAAGTCGTATTTGGCTGTTTTAGTAGCAACCACTATCTCTCGCTTTGGAGACTCTTTAGATTCTCTCGCTTTTAGCTACATGGTTTACCAACTTACAGGCTCTAAAACCATGTTAGGAGTTATACTAGCAGTAAACTTTATTCCTAGCTTATTATTTACACCTTTTACAGGAGTTATTGCCGACAATTATTCTAAAAAGAAAATGATAATAATTAGCGATATTGGCCGAGGAGTTATGGTTACTCTAGTAGCTATTTTATATTATTTTAAGCTGTTACAGCCTTGGCATTTATTTGTTACCACATTTTTAATCTCTACTTTTGAGGCATTTTCTAATCCTGCCAAAAAAGCTCTCAGGCCTTTTTTACTACCTAAAGAGCTCTTTTTAACAGCAGAATCTATTACTCAGTCAGCATCATCTTTAGCTCAATTAGTAGGGGTAGCCTCAGTAGCTTTTTTTATTGCAACCATTGGAATATCCGGCGCTATAGCAATTGATGCCTTAACCTTTTTTGTTTCAGCCTTATTTATTTGTTTTATTAAATATAATGAAAAAAATAAAAATAAAAAAATAGACCTTAAATTTAATGACTATATCAGAGAAATTAAAGGAGGATTAAAGTTTGTATTTAGTAATAAAATTATTTTAACTGTACTATTCTTATTTGCTTTAATTAATTTTAGTATTATGCCCTTTAATGTTTTAAGAGTACCTTATTTACAAGATATATTAGGTATGGGACCTGAGGGTTTAAGCTATATATCTATTGCTTTTTTAATTGGCACCTTTTTGGGTGGTATAATAATAGCGCAAATTGGTTCTAAATTTAAAAAGAGTACCTTAACAATTTTAGGAGTATTAATACTTGGGGCAGTTTATGCAATGTTTGGATTTCCTATGTTAGCCAATATGTCATTTATGAATCCTATAATTTATGTTTTTGCTTTGGGCATACCATTTGGTTTATCTATACCTTTATTGAGTAGTCCGGTATCTGCCTTATTTGCTGAAAAAACTCCTAAAGAACTGCTAGGTAGAGTTAGTTCCGTAGCAAGCCTCATAACCCTAAGCGCAGGTCCATTATCAGCAAGTATCTCTGGTGTTGTGGCAGATTTTATACCGATACCTCAGTATTTTAGAATAATGAGTTACCTTATCCTTATAGCTGCAGTATTTTTAATGCTAAATAAAAATTTTACTAAAGAGTAA
- a CDS encoding helix-turn-helix domain-containing protein has translation MKEVQSLTTVEEIRAFVDPFRLDILRTYYNLGKPATVKQIADEMNEVPSKIHYHVKKLEKVNILKLHHTEEIKGIIAKYYLPTAKSYETKKKDDNDPELFLSEAQQMVENVMDTYKKKIFDIIKDKYVRICYQNLYLTDDELEEFTVMVESFIDSHNTKRDKANIKKHPVFFSIIGNKFRNNTSTISITEDQ, from the coding sequence ATGAAAGAAGTACAATCCTTAACAACAGTAGAAGAAATTCGGGCTTTTGTAGATCCTTTTAGATTAGATATTTTACGAACTTATTACAATTTAGGCAAACCAGCTACTGTTAAACAAATTGCAGATGAAATGAATGAGGTTCCTTCAAAAATTCATTACCATGTAAAAAAACTTGAAAAAGTTAATATCTTAAAACTTCATCATACCGAAGAAATTAAGGGTATAATTGCAAAATACTATTTACCAACAGCAAAGTCTTATGAAACCAAAAAAAAAGACGATAACGACCCTGAATTATTTTTAAGTGAAGCTCAGCAGATGGTTGAAAATGTAATGGATACTTATAAAAAGAAAATATTTGACATTATAAAAGATAAATATGTACGTATTTGTTATCAAAATCTGTATTTAACTGATGATGAGCTTGAAGAATTTACGGTTATGGTTGAAAGTTTTATAGACAGCCACAACACAAAAAGAGATAAAGCCAATATCAAAAAACACCCTGTTTTTTTTAGCATAATAGGAAATAAGTTTAGAAACAATACCTCTACTATATCTATTACAGAAGACCAATAA